One Thermomicrobiales bacterium genomic window, GAACACCGCCCGCCCGTGCTCGTGCATCGCCTCCAGCCAGGCCAGGGTCGAGAGCGCATCGAGCTGCGATGCCTGCGGATGGATGCCTTCTGTGGCTCGTTTGTCCGTCATGCCTGCCCAATCCAGTCTGGCCAGACACGCGGCGGACGACCCGGAGCGAGCGCGCCGAGCACGAGCGGCTCGCGCGTGCCGGTGACGTTCGGCAGCGCAGACGGCACACCACGCACAGCTGCATCGGCCAGCAGCGCGAAGCCGATCGCCTCCTTGGCATCGCTCGGCCAGCCGGCATCCTCGTGCCGCAGCAGCGTCACATCCGGCAGCTCGGCAGCGAGCATCCGCCAGAGCGTGGGATTGTCGGCACCCCCGCCGCCCAGAATCAGCTCGGCCGGGATGTGCTGCTCCGGCACGGTCTGCAGCGACTGCGCGATCGAGCGCGCTGTCAGCATCGTCGCGGTCGCGACCAGGTCGGCGTCCGAGAGGTTCAGGCGCTTGCCCCGTTGCAGCAGTGCGGCGATGAACGGCGCACCGAACTCTTCGCGGCCGGTGCTCTTCGGCGGCGTGCGGGTGAAATAGTCGTGCTGCAGTAGCTCGGCCAGCAGCCCGTCGTGGACGGTTCCGGCGGCGGCGAGCTGCCCGTCGCGGTCGAAGTCCGCGCCGACGAGCTCGCGCGTCAGGCCGTCCATCACGATATTTGCCGGGCCGCTGTCGAAGGCGACGACCTGTGTCGGGTCGGTCGCGCCGCTCGGCAGCAGCGTCAGGTTGGCGATGCCGCCCAGATTGAGCGCGCCGACGGCGTGGCCCGTAGCCCGCTCGTGAAACAGCAGGAAGTCGACAAACGGAATCAGCGGCGCACCCTGGCCGCCGAGTGCCACGTCGGCAGCCCGGAAGTCGTAGGCGACTGGCACGCCGCTCAGCGCCGCCAGAGCCGGACCCGAACCGGCCTGCAACGTCGAGGGTACTGGCTCGTTCGGCAGGTGCGCGATCGTCTGACCGTGGCAGCCGATCAGGTCGAGCTGCGCCGACGGCATCCCCGCCTCCGCCAGCGTCGCCGCCAGCGCGTCCGCATAGGTGCGTGCCAGGTGGAAGTTGAGCCGCGACACAGCGCGCGCGTCGCCCCCGTCCGGCTCGGCTAGCCTCAGGATCGCCGCGCGAGTCGCTGCATCAAATGGATGCACGGCGGCATGCACGAGCGTCGGGCGGCTCGCACCATCCAGCGCCACCAGCGCCACATCAACCCCATCCGCCGACGTCCCACTCATAATCCCGGCAACCACCCGCGCCCGTGGCATCACCCCACCCCCGTCTCTTTGCGCCAGTCTACTCCCCCTCTCCCAACGTTGGGCGGGAGCCCTCTGGGCAGCGGCAGGGGGTGCAGTCCACGGACTGTCAGATCTTTCGTACGGACAGGACCAGGCCTGTCCTCGCCGTGAGGCGACGCTCCCGGTTTGATTATGCATTCAACATCCTGTGTCTGATTTGTCCTCGAATCGCAAGGGCGTGGATATGAGGAGTCTTCTCACGATTCTGCTTGCGCAGGTTCGGAGCACAATGGCTCGACGCGGGAGCGTCGCCTCACGGCGAGGACAGGCCTGGTCCTGTCCGTACGAAAGATCTGCGCGCTGCACATTCGGCGCGGAGGGTGTCTCACGGCGATGACAGCGCGAGCGTTGTCTCTACGAACGGGTTGAGGGGGTTATTGTGTTTGTCGCGCCGCTGAGGCCGCGGACGGCGAGGGCGATGATGACAAGGCCGCTGGTGGGGAGGAGCAGCATGGCGGTGCGCAGCGAGCTGAGCTCGGCGATCCAGCCGATGGCTGGTGGCGTGATCATGAAGGCGATGTAGGTGACGGTCATGATGACGGCGGTCAGCTCGCGGCTGTGATCGGGCAGGCGGCTGGCGGATTCGCTCATCACGGTCGGGAAGATGCCGGCGACGCCGAGCCCGGCCAGCGCCAGCGCCAGCATGGCCAGCGGCACGCTGCTCGATGCGACCAGCAGCAGGCCGCCGACGGCGATGCCCGCGCCCGACACCAGCAGCGAACTGCGTGCGCCGAGCCGCACGACGAGCAGCGAGTTGAGCATGCGTCCGGCGAACATC contains:
- a CDS encoding anhydro-N-acetylmuramic acid kinase; this translates as MPRARVVAGIMSGTSADGVDVALVALDGASRPTLVHAAVHPFDAATRAAILRLAEPDGGDARAVSRLNFHLARTYADALAATLAEAGMPSAQLDLIGCHGQTIAHLPNEPVPSTLQAGSGPALAALSGVPVAYDFRAADVALGGQGAPLIPFVDFLLFHERATGHAVGALNLGGIANLTLLPSGATDPTQVVAFDSGPANIVMDGLTRELVGADFDRDGQLAAAGTVHDGLLAELLQHDYFTRTPPKSTGREEFGAPFIAALLQRGKRLNLSDADLVATATMLTARSIAQSLQTVPEQHIPAELILGGGGADNPTLWRMLAAELPDVTLLRHEDAGWPSDAKEAIGFALLADAAVRGVPSALPNVTGTREPLVLGALAPGRPPRVWPDWIGQA